DNA sequence from the Ferviditalea candida genome:
TCGCCATGGTCGGCGACGGCATGAATGACGTCCCGGCCCTTGCGGCCGCCGATGTGGGCATCGCCCTCGGTACGGGAGCCGATATCGCGTTGGAAGCGGCGGATATGAATTTATCCAAAAGCGATTTGAACGGAGTCGCAGATGCCATGGAAATCAGCAAAAGGACCGTCCGCAACATTCAGCAGAACCTCGGCTTCGCTTTTCTTTATAATGCCGTGATGATTCCGTTCGCCGCCGCAGGCTGGCTGCCGCCATGGGCAGCGGGTTTGGCCATGGCCATGAGCTCCGTAACGGTTGTCATGAACGCCTTAAGGCTGCAGAAAATAAAGGTCCGCTCCACGTAACGGAGTACACTCGCCCGGATCATTCAATCCGCGGTTCAACGATTCGATCCAATCCTTCACCGCTTCAAGCGCATCGTGGTTATCATCTTGATCCTTCGTTTTCCGTTTGCGCCGCATGATCTCTCAGGATCTCCATGAAGATCTCCATGGCTTTTGTTTGAAACGGCGCGGCTTGCTTGATCACCGAAAATTTGCGTACAAACGGCAGCCCCTCGATTTGAATCGTTCGCAGCGTACCCAACGACAGTTCCTTGCGGATCGCCCAGGAGGACAACAAGCTGATGCCAATGCCCGCCTCTACCGATTCCTTGATGATTTGCGTGCTGCCGAATTCCATGATGCTTGCAGGATAAAACTGAAATTCGGCGAACATTTTTTCTGCGGCTTCCCGCGTCCCCGAGCCTTTTTCACGAATGATCCAAGTCTCCTCCGATAAGTCTTTAACGGTCCACCGTGCCTGCCGCGAAAGCGGATGACCGGCGGAAACGATGACCACCATCGAATCCTCGGCCAGATGCCCGATTTCCAGCTTCTCATGTGAAAACTCCCCTTCGACCACGCCAAGATCCAGTTCATGCCCGGCCACGAGCTCGGCAATTTCTTTGGTGTTGCCAATCGTAATGGAGGGCTGAATCCTCGGAAATTGCTTTCGAAGATGAGCGATCAAACGCGGCAATACATACTCTCCGAAAGTATAACTCGCCCCGATGTTGAGGTTCCCGCTCGCAGTGTGCATAAGGTCGTCTACCAGGCCCTGCATCCGCGTGTACAACCCCAGGATTTCCCGCGCATGGTGATACACAATTTCCCCCGCTTTGTTCAACCGGACGTATTTGTTGCTTCGATCCAACAGCTTCGTCCCCAGAGTCCGTTCAAGCGTTTGAATATATTGGCTTACCGCCGGTTGAGTCATATGCATTTCTTCCGCCGCGCGCGTAAAATTCCCTCTTTCAGCCACCGCAACAAAAACCGTCAGCATTTGATCCATATGCGCTCACTCCTTATATGCATACCTTGTACGTTTACCCTTTATTTTATCATTAGTAATCGCTTATGGCAGTCATCAGTATGATTTATTTTTCTTATTTTAAAAAACAGGTTATGCTACATTTACATCGAATCTAGGAGGAGTCACTTATGGCAAATCAAGTCATCAAGAATTTACATTGGGGGATCAAGGAGGACATTCCATCATGGACCGGCGGCATTGCCTTCACATTCGGAATTGCGCTCCTCGGATACGGATTGGCCATCCTCCCCGGCTTTGACCATATCGGCCAGCTTGCGGCCGCGATTCTGATCGCCGTCATCTATCGCCAGATTTGGGGATACCCGGAACGGATCCGCTCCGGCATTCAATTTTCGTCCAAAAAACTGCTGCGGCTTGCCATCGTCCTGTTCGGCTTGAAGCTCAACATCGATGTCGTGCTTCATCAGGGATTTGGATTGCTTGTCCGCGATGCGGGAACGATTATCTTCTCTGTCTTGGCAACGGTTTGGATCGCCAAGCTGCTGAAGGCGGACGCTCCCTTATCGCTTCTATTGGGGATCGGCACCGGAGTATGCGGGGCTGCCGCAATTGCCGCAGTATCGCCGATTCTGAAAGCGAAGGAAGAAGACACGGCAATGGGAGCCGGCATCATCGCGCTGGTGGGGACAATCTTCGCCATTGGCTATACACTGATAAGGCCCTACCTGCCTTTGAGCGATATCCAATATGGCATTTGGTCCGGTGTCAGTCTTCATGAGATTGCCCATGTGGCTCTGGCTGCCGCGCCGGCCGGACAAAATGCGCTGGGCGATGCGCTGTTGGCCAAATTGGGAAGAGTGTTCCTGCTCGTTCCGCTCAGCTTTGTCCTTGTGTATTGGATGAAACGGAAAGGGAACGCGCATGCGGGCAGCAGCAGAATCGAATTCCCCTGGTTTCTGATCGGCTTTATCTTCATGAGCATTTTGGGAAGCTATGTGTTCGGCAGGCTCGTAACGATTCCCGGCTATTTGATGAACGATATTTCGAACGGCACAACATTCTTATTAACCATGGCGATGACAGGACTCGGGCTGAATGTGAATCTGCGGGAGCTCCGCGCAAAAGCGTTCAAACCGCTGGCAGCCATGCTGATCGTCTCCATCCTGCTCTCGGCGATCTCATACGTCGCACTTTAACAGCTTGCTAACAATTTGCACGTTCAAACCGGAATATTGACAATACACCCGGCTTACTTGCGTGACCACCCTCCCTGAACGGCGATACCGGCGGATCGATTAGACTGCGAAATCACGAATCGAATCCGGATCCTTAAACACAATCGCCATGCCTGAAAAAAGGAGCTCCCATGGAAATCGGGAGC
Encoded proteins:
- a CDS encoding LysR family transcriptional regulator, whose product is MDQMLTVFVAVAERGNFTRAAEEMHMTQPAVSQYIQTLERTLGTKLLDRSNKYVRLNKAGEIVYHHAREILGLYTRMQGLVDDLMHTASGNLNIGASYTFGEYVLPRLIAHLRKQFPRIQPSITIGNTKEIAELVAGHELDLGVVEGEFSHEKLEIGHLAEDSMVVIVSAGHPLSRQARWTVKDLSEETWIIREKGSGTREAAEKMFAEFQFYPASIMEFGSTQIIKESVEAGIGISLLSSWAIRKELSLGTLRTIQIEGLPFVRKFSVIKQAAPFQTKAMEIFMEILRDHAAQTENEGSR
- a CDS encoding YeiH family protein, which gives rise to MANQVIKNLHWGIKEDIPSWTGGIAFTFGIALLGYGLAILPGFDHIGQLAAAILIAVIYRQIWGYPERIRSGIQFSSKKLLRLAIVLFGLKLNIDVVLHQGFGLLVRDAGTIIFSVLATVWIAKLLKADAPLSLLLGIGTGVCGAAAIAAVSPILKAKEEDTAMGAGIIALVGTIFAIGYTLIRPYLPLSDIQYGIWSGVSLHEIAHVALAAAPAGQNALGDALLAKLGRVFLLVPLSFVLVYWMKRKGNAHAGSSRIEFPWFLIGFIFMSILGSYVFGRLVTIPGYLMNDISNGTTFLLTMAMTGLGLNVNLRELRAKAFKPLAAMLIVSILLSAISYVAL